From the genome of Hyperolius riggenbachi isolate aHypRig1 chromosome 9, aHypRig1.pri, whole genome shotgun sequence, one region includes:
- the LOC137531654 gene encoding matrix Gla protein-like, protein MKTLGVLLLLALAAVVTLAYDSYESHESYERYDPFVNSRRANSFMSTQQRNSRMNERIRERNKSPQERQREVCEDYRPCERFAVRHGYNAAYRKYFGQRSRGK, encoded by the exons ATGAAGACCCTGGGCGTCCTCCTGCTCCTGGCGCTGGCTGCTGTGGTCACCCTGGCTTATG ACTCATATGAAAGTCACGAGTCTTACGAACGATATG ACCCATTTGTAAACTCAAGAAGAGCCAACTCCTTCATGAGCACCCAGCAGAGAAACTCCAGAATGAACGAAAG AATCCGTGAACGCAACAAGAGCCCCCAGGAGCGACAGCGCGAGGTCTGTGAGGATTACAGGCCTTGTGAGCGCTTTGCTGTGAGACACGGCTACAACGCTGCCTACAGGAAGTACTTTGGACAGCGCTCCAGAGGGAAATAG